A segment of the Tissierella sp. genome:
TAATGTTTGGATAAAGGTATTCCCAGACAAACCAGTTACAGAAAAACCTGCTGAAACACGTATGGGTTCTGGAAAAGGTTCACCTGAATATTGGGTAGCAGTAGTAAAACCAGGTAGAATATTATTTGAAATGGGTGGAGTATCTGAAGAAGATGCTAGAGAAGCAATGAGACTAGCTGCACATAAATTGTCAATAAAGACAAAGTTTGTTACTCGTGAAGAAGCGCAGGAAAAGGGTGGTGAAGCTAATGAAAGTTAAGGAAGTACGCCAATTATCAGAGGTGGAATTAAATAATAAGTTATCAGAATTAAAAACTGAATTATTCAACTTGAGATTTCAATTGGCTACTGGTCAATTAGACAATCCTTTGAGAATAAAAACAGTGAGAAAAGATATAGCTCGTGTGAAGACAATAGTTAGAGAACGAGAACTAGGCATAGGAAAGGAGGTTTAATCTTAGATGGAAAGAGGAAATCGTAAGGTTAGAATGGGCACTGTTGTAAGCGATAAAATGGATAAAACCGTGGTCGTTGCTGTTGAAACTTTCGTAACACATCCCTTGTATAAGAAACAACTAAAGCATACCACTAAGTTTAAAGCTCATGATGAAAATAATGAGTGTGGAATTGGTGACGTTGTTAGAATAATGGAAACAAGACCACTTAGCAAGGATAAAAGATGGAGAGTCGTAAATATAGTAGAAAAGGCTAAATAATTTTTTAACCTAGGAAGGAGGTATTCGAATGATTCAAACGGAAAGCCGTATGAGGATAGCTGATAATTCGGGCGCTAAAGAAGTATTAGTTATCAGAGTATTAGGTGGAACAAATAAGAAATATGCTAGAGTTGGAGATATAGTAATTTGTACCGTTAAAACAGCAACACCCGGTGGAGTTGTTAAAAAGGGTGATGTAATTAAAGCAGTAGTTGTAAGAACAAAATATGGTGTGAGAAGAAACGACGGATCTTATATCAAATTTGATGATAATGCAGCTGTTGTTATAAAAGATGACAAGAACCCAGTAGGCACTCGTATATTTGGACCTGTTACTAGGGAACTTAGAAGAGGAAACTTTATGAAAATAATATCCTTAGCACCGGAAGTACTATAGGAGGAGGTGTAAAGCATGCATGTAAAGAGTGGAGATACAGTAGTTGTTATTGCTGGAAAAGATAAAGGAAAAAAAGGCAAAGTATTAAAAGCGTTTCCTAAAGAAAATAGAGTTGTGGTTGAAAGCGTAAACATGCTTACTAAACATAAAAAAGCCCAAGGTCCTCAATCACCTGGTGGAATAATTAAATTTGAAGGAACAATTAATGCTTCAAATGTTATGCACTTTTGTGAGAAAGACAAAGCTGGCGTTAGAGTAGGTTATAATATATTAGCAGATGGCAAAAAAGTAAGAGTTTGCAAGAAATGTGGAGAAGTTCTAGATAAATAGTCTAATGTAGAGGGGAGGTAATAGGAATGGCTTCCAGATTGAAGGAAAAGTATACTAATGAAGTAGTAAAAGCACTAATGGAAAAATTTCAATATGAAAATATCATGCAAGTTCCAAGACTTGAAAAAGTGATAATTAATATGGGCGTTGGTGAAGCAAGAGATAATCCTAAAATACTTGAATCAGCCGTAAAGGAATTAGAAATTATTGCTGGACAAAAAGCTGTTGTTACAAAGGCTAAAAAGTCAATAGCAAATTTCAAATTACGTGAAGGTATGAATGTAGGTACTAAAGTTACTCTAAGAGGAGAAAGAATGTATGAATTCTTAGATAAACTAATGAATATTGCATTACCAAGAGTAAGAGACTTTAGAGGAGTAAGCGACACTTCTTTTGATGGTAGAGGAAACTATGCACTAGGAATCAAAGAGCAATTAATATTCCCAGAAATTGAATACGATAAAATAGACTCTATTAGAGGACTAGATATTGTAATAGTTACCACAGCGGAAACAGATGAAGAAGCAAAAGCATTCTTAGCACAAATGGGTATGCCCTTTAAAAAGTAAAGAAGGAGGGAAAAAATTTTGGCAAAGAAATCTATGGTTGTAAAACAACAAAAAAAACAAAAATTCAGTAGTAGAGAATATACTAGATGCAAAATATGCGGAAGACCACATGCTGTATTGAGAAAATATGGAATCTGCCGTATTTGTTTTAGAGAATTAGCATATAAAGGTCAAATACCTGGAGTTAGAAAAGCTAGCTGGTAGTAAGAGCTTATGAAAGGAGGTAACTAAATTATGATGACAGACCCAATCGCAGATATGTTAACGAGAATAAGAAATGGAAATAATGCTAAGCATGATTCCGTTGATGTTCCTGCTTCAAACATTAAGAAACAATTAGCTCAAATCCTATTAAATGAAGGATTCATTAAAGGCTTTGATGTAATAGATGATGAGAAACAAGGCATTATAAGAGTAGATTTAAAATATGGGAAACAAAAAGAAAAAGTAATTTCTGGAATCAAAAGAATTTCTAAACCAGGACTTAGAGTTTATGTAAAAGGTGACGAAGT
Coding sequences within it:
- the rpsQ gene encoding 30S ribosomal protein S17 codes for the protein MERGNRKVRMGTVVSDKMDKTVVVAVETFVTHPLYKKQLKHTTKFKAHDENNECGIGDVVRIMETRPLSKDKRWRVVNIVEKAK
- the rplE gene encoding 50S ribosomal protein L5, which gives rise to MASRLKEKYTNEVVKALMEKFQYENIMQVPRLEKVIINMGVGEARDNPKILESAVKELEIIAGQKAVVTKAKKSIANFKLREGMNVGTKVTLRGERMYEFLDKLMNIALPRVRDFRGVSDTSFDGRGNYALGIKEQLIFPEIEYDKIDSIRGLDIVIVTTAETDEEAKAFLAQMGMPFKK
- the rpsH gene encoding 30S ribosomal protein S8, with product MMTDPIADMLTRIRNGNNAKHDSVDVPASNIKKQLAQILLNEGFIKGFDVIDDEKQGIIRVDLKYGKQKEKVISGIKRISKPGLRVYVKGDEVPRVLGGLGIAILSTSQGIMTDKVARKEGIGGEVICYVW
- the rpmC gene encoding 50S ribosomal protein L29, with the translated sequence MKVKEVRQLSEVELNNKLSELKTELFNLRFQLATGQLDNPLRIKTVRKDIARVKTIVRERELGIGKEV
- the rplP gene encoding 50S ribosomal protein L16, with protein sequence MLMPKRVKYRRVHRGRMKGKATRGNTITYGEFGLQALEPTWITSNQIEAARRAMTRYVKRGGNVWIKVFPDKPVTEKPAETRMGSGKGSPEYWVAVVKPGRILFEMGGVSEEDAREAMRLAAHKLSIKTKFVTREEAQEKGGEANES
- the rplX gene encoding 50S ribosomal protein L24, encoding MHVKSGDTVVVIAGKDKGKKGKVLKAFPKENRVVVESVNMLTKHKKAQGPQSPGGIIKFEGTINASNVMHFCEKDKAGVRVGYNILADGKKVRVCKKCGEVLDK
- the rplN gene encoding 50S ribosomal protein L14, with translation MIQTESRMRIADNSGAKEVLVIRVLGGTNKKYARVGDIVICTVKTATPGGVVKKGDVIKAVVVRTKYGVRRNDGSYIKFDDNAAVVIKDDKNPVGTRIFGPVTRELRRGNFMKIISLAPEVL
- a CDS encoding type Z 30S ribosomal protein S14 — encoded protein: MAKKSMVVKQQKKQKFSSREYTRCKICGRPHAVLRKYGICRICFRELAYKGQIPGVRKASW